Part of the Usitatibacter palustris genome, ACACCGATCCCGGCGCGCTCGTACCTGCGCTTCGAGCACAATCCGGCGTTCATCCCCCAGCAAAAGTACGGTTGGGAGAACCCGCCGTACGTCCTGAAGGTGCTGGTCGGCCCGGAAAACCGCCTCGTGCAGACATTCCCCTGCCCTCCGAAGCAGGCCGACAAGCCGGGCCGCATCGATTTCCTCAAGTAGGACTCTCGCCATGGCAATCTCGACGATGAAGATCGAACCCGTCACGCTGGTGGGCAAGGCCATCCGACTCGAGCCGCTCACCGAAGCGCACACACCCGACCTCGAATACGCCTGCAAGGACCCGCCCGACGGCCGCCGCACGATCTGGCGCTACCTGCTCGATGCGCGCGTCTACAAGGACGTGGGCATGGGGGGCATGGTGAAGGAGCTCCTCGCGCGCCAGGCCGGCGGCACCGACCTGCCCTTCGCGATCATCGATCTCAAGAGCGGCAACGCCGTGGGCACCACGCGCTACATGGAGATCCATACCGCGGACAAGGTGGTCGAGATCGGCACCTGGATCGGCCTCGGGTTCCAGCGCGAGGGCGCGAACCTCGAGAGCAAGTACCTCATGCTCAAGCACGCGTTCGCCACGCTCGGCGCCATGCGCGTGCAGTTCAAGATCGACACGCGC contains:
- a CDS encoding GNAT family N-acetyltransferase; amino-acid sequence: MAISTMKIEPVTLVGKAIRLEPLTEAHTPDLEYACKDPPDGRRTIWRYLLDARVYKDVGMGGMVKELLARQAGGTDLPFAIIDLKSGNAVGTTRYMEIHTADKVVEIGTWIGLGFQREGANLESKYLMLKHAFATLGAMRVQFKIDTRNFASIDAIERIKATREGIARNHILLHDGTPRSSAIYSILDTEWPAVEVHLENLMARAGS